A segment of the bacterium genome:
CAGCAACAGCATCCTTATCGCCAATCGCAAAACCCGCGCGCCAACCGGTCATGTTGAACATTTTCGAAAGTGAATGGAACTCAAGCGTTACCTCACGAGCGCCGGGGATTTCCAACAAACTCGGATGCTTGAAGCCATCATAAGTCACCGTAAAATAGGCGCAGTCATTGATAAGCAACACGTTATACTTGTGAGCGAAATCAACTGCCTTCTGATAGAACTCACGGGTAGCCACTGCGCCGGTTGGATTGTTGGGATAATTCAGGAACATAAGCTTCGCCCGATTGGCCACGTCTGCAGGGATAGCATCTATGTCAGGAAGGAAACCATTCTCTGCAACCAGCGGCATCTCGTAAACATCAGCGCCTGCCATTTGCGAGTTCACCTTATAGACGGTGTACGCAGGGTTCGGCACGATAGATAAATCGCCGGGGTCAAGATATGCCCATGCAACATGCGCCAAGCCTTCTTTTGAGCCTATAAGCAGAAGTATCTCCGACTCTGGGTCGAGGACTTGTCCCGTTTCTTTCTTATACCAACGCGCTGCCGCCTGTAAGAATTCGGGCTGGCCTAAAGGCGATTCATCATAGCGATGGGTATCGGGATTATGAGCCGACTTGGCTAATGCCTCGATAATGGGCATTGGCGTCGGCTGATCGGGATCGCCGATACCCAGGTCAATAATATCTTTTCCCTCTGATAAAGCCTTCTGCTTAATCCGA
Coding sequences within it:
- a CDS encoding aminotransferase class I/II-fold pyridoxal phosphate-dependent enzyme, which gives rise to MVERSKRLEKIPPYLFGEIARIKQKALSEGKDIIDLGIGDPDQPTPMPIIEALAKSAHNPDTHRYDESPLGQPEFLQAAARWYKKETGQVLDPESEILLLIGSKEGLAHVAWAYLDPGDLSIVPNPAYTVYKVNSQMAGADVYEMPLVAENGFLPDIDAIPADVANRAKLMFLNYPNNPTGAVATREFYQKAVDFAHKYNVLLINDCAYFTVTYDGFKHPSLLEIPGAREVTLEFHSLSKMFNMTGWRAGFAIGDKDAVA